GCCCATCCGGTTTGCGACCACGACTGGTGACGGCGATAAAATAGCCCGGCAGAAACGTGACCCAGGCCAGCGGAAGCGTAACCGTCAGAAAGCCGAAGAGCCCCAGATAGTGTGATGGATTGATCCACCACGTCCAGAAAAAGGCAAGAGCCAGCAGCCAGAGGCAAGCGCCGGCCAGATGCTCGACGCGGCGGGAGCCGGTAAGCAGCGGCACCATCCGCGGCTCGGCGGCGCTGACATGCGCTGAGCTATCGGATTGCGGGATCATGCGCGCGCTTCCAGCCCGAAGAACGGCGCGGCGGTCCGCACAATCGTGTCGAGGTCAGAACATTGGGTTGCAAAACCCAAGGTCCGCTGCGCCAAGGCCGGATCGGCGTAAAGTGCCGGCGGATCGCCGGGACGACGCGGATGCAGCTCGATGGGAACCTGCCGTCCTGTGCTTCTGGCGACGGCATCCAGGATCTCGCGTATGGATGATCCCTTTCCGGTTCCCAGATTGACGGCCAGGTTTTCACCACCTGCTTTCAGATGTTCGAGCGCAAGCAGGTGTGCGCGAGCGAGGTCGCTGACATGGATGTAGTCGCGGACGCAGGTTCCGTCAGGCGTCTCGTAGTCATCGCCGAAGACCGGCAGATGCGAAATCCTGCCGCCGGCTGCAAGCAAGGCCTTTGGAATGAGGTGTGTTTCGGGATCATGCCACTCGCCAAGCTCGCCATCAGGGTCGGCACCGCAGGCATTGAAGTAGCGCAAGGCGACGTAACGCAGGCCGTAAGCGGCCGCGTAGTCCTTCAGCATATGTTCCGCGATCAGCTTGGTGCGCCCATAGGGGTTGATCGGATTTTGCGGCGTCGTCTCTGTAATGGGCAGCGAGGCAGGGACCCCATAGGTGGCGCAGCTGGAAGAAAAGATGATCTTGTCGACACTGGCCTGGCGGCAGGCGTCGAGGAGCGAGAGAGTTCCCGCGACATTGTTCTTGTAGTACTTTGAGGGATCCTCGACGGACTCCCCCACATAAGCCGACGCCGCGAAGTGGATGACCGCGGCGGGTGCGTACTTAGCCAGGACATCCGCCAGATAGCTGGTGTCAAGAATGTCGCCCTGAACAAAAGGCCCCCAGCGAACCGACTTTCGGTTGCCGCTGACCAGATTGTCATAGACGACCGGCTCGAAGCCGCCGGACCTCAGAAGCTTGGCGGTGTGACTGCCGATATAACCGGCGCCACCCGTCACCAGGATTCGTTGCACGGACATCACGCCGTCTCCGCGAGTTCACGCGCTTCCTGAGTGAGCAATCCATCAAAGTACTGAATGGTCTGCTTGAGGCCATCCGTCAACGCCACCTTCGGTGTCCAGCCAAGTTCGCGCGTCGCGAGCGAGATGTCGGGCCGGCGCTGCTGGGGGTCGTCGATGGGCAATGGACGAAGCACGAGCTTCGAACGCGAGCCGGTGAGATCGATGACCTGCTCGGCCAACTCCCGAACCGTGAACTCCACCGGGTTGCCCAGATTGACGGGACTTGTCAGCGACCGATCTGACGCCATGAGTTTCAGGAACCCGTCGATCAGATCATCGACGAAGCAGAAGGAACGCGTCTGCGAACCGTTGCCATAGATCGTGATGTCCTCGTTCTGGAGCGCCTGCACGATGAAGTTGGAGACCACACGGCCATCGTCGGGACGCATGCGAGGTCCGTAGGTATTGAATATGCGGGCGATCTTGATCTCGACATCGTGCTGCTTGTGGAAGTCGAAGAACAGAGTTTCCGCGCACCGCTTACCCTCGTCATAGCAGGAGCGCGGACCGAACGGATTGACGTTGCCCCAGTAGGATTCCGGCTGCGGATGAACATGCGGATCACCATAGACCTCGGATGTGGATGCCTGGAAGATCCTGATGCCGCGCTGCCTGGCCAGTTCGAGCAGGTTGAGCGCGCCAAGCACGTTGGTCTTCATGGTCTGTATGGGATCGGCCTGGTAGTGCGGCGGCGACGCGGGGCAAGCCAGATTGTAAATGGCGTCGACCTCGGCAACCACCGGCAGGACGATGTCCTGTCGGACGAGCCTGAACTTGGGGTTACTCGCGAGATGCTGG
This genomic stretch from Nordella sp. HKS 07 harbors:
- a CDS encoding UDP-glucuronic acid decarboxylase family protein codes for the protein MSNLHSVSVTPASQRVLITGGAGFLGSHLCERLLAQGHEVLCVDNFVTGRLSNIQHLASNPKFRLVRQDIVLPVVAEVDAIYNLACPASPPHYQADPIQTMKTNVLGALNLLELARQRGIRIFQASTSEVYGDPHVHPQPESYWGNVNPFGPRSCYDEGKRCAETLFFDFHKQHDVEIKIARIFNTYGPRMRPDDGRVVSNFIVQALQNEDITIYGNGSQTRSFCFVDDLIDGFLKLMASDRSLTSPVNLGNPVEFTVRELAEQVIDLTGSRSKLVLRPLPIDDPQQRRPDISLATRELGWTPKVALTDGLKQTIQYFDGLLTQEARELAETA
- the galE gene encoding UDP-glucose 4-epimerase GalE gives rise to the protein MSVQRILVTGGAGYIGSHTAKLLRSGGFEPVVYDNLVSGNRKSVRWGPFVQGDILDTSYLADVLAKYAPAAVIHFAASAYVGESVEDPSKYYKNNVAGTLSLLDACRQASVDKIIFSSSCATYGVPASLPITETTPQNPINPYGRTKLIAEHMLKDYAAAYGLRYVALRYFNACGADPDGELGEWHDPETHLIPKALLAAGGRISHLPVFGDDYETPDGTCVRDYIHVSDLARAHLLALEHLKAGGENLAVNLGTGKGSSIREILDAVARSTGRQVPIELHPRRPGDPPALYADPALAQRTLGFATQCSDLDTIVRTAAPFFGLEARA